A DNA window from Theobroma cacao cultivar B97-61/B2 chromosome 5, Criollo_cocoa_genome_V2, whole genome shotgun sequence contains the following coding sequences:
- the LOC18597978 gene encoding uncharacterized protein LOC18597978, translating into MTDHHHRFGQLRSTSQILKKTAVQFAAHPFAFLFLSFLLLSFRSLVESGSLLLTSFIDRDPSFKSLLSRLDLHPSHPHARLHPTRRPTRRPFLHLTRVGTLDDDFFSSDDDHRDRSPFGSFPNRPLNGTPVILSNFDTKLGFSDFVADNGILLPEIVRYGVKFKAALFDYENNEGEQQEERIVDFQFVYKGLELGRRDAAALFFLVSFLSAAYGWVILGFTAIYSLVLGVLFVTVVNDLIGRFVSFFGAFWDGSKMGLKRLTGFVLMKWAVRDAVTQLLGLWYFGEIEDHYSFFKLFVRLKLMPFSVMSPWIRGFEKEISGFLFTWFLVDTLVSFAFSLAAWIAIVDSRRTGREIIKEGCYLMSTMLNQAIQIKCYEAIVGGSLARWVLTFIGGEFFATLIQAALEVYFMLAWLIFYFVARCREATAEGRRYGRRELEALIDGLR; encoded by the coding sequence ATGACCGATCATCACCACCGGTTCGGCCAGCTACGGTCCACATCCCAGATCCTAAAAAAGACTGCCGTGCAATTCGCCGCCCACCCTTTCGCATtcctcttcctttctttcctcctCCTCTCTTTCCGTTCCTTAGTTGAATCCGGTTCTCTGCTCCTCACCTCCTTCATCGACCGCGATCCTTCTTTCAAATCCCTCCTTTCCCGCCTCGACCTCCACCCTTCTCACCCTCACGCGCGTCTCCACCCCACTCGTCGCCCCACGCGCCGTCCTTTCCTCCACCTCACGCGCGTCGGCACTCTCGACGACGACTTCTTTTCTTCCGACGACGATCACCGCGACCGCTCCCCCTTCGGTTCTTTCCCTAACCGCCCCCTCAATGGCACGCCGGTGATTCTTTCCAACTTCGACACTAAATTGGGGTTTTCGGATTTCGTTGCCGATAACGGAATTCTGCTGCCGGAAATTGTTCGTTATGGAGTCAAATTTAAAGCAGCCTTGTTTGACTACGAAAATAATGAAGGGGAacaacaagaagaaagaattgtGGATTTTCAGTTCGTTTATAAAGGATTGGAGTTGGGACGACGTGACGCGGCGGCGCTGTTCTTTCTCGTCAGCTTTTTATCGGCAGCTTATGGATGGGTAATTCTAGGGTTTACAGCGATTTACTCTTTGGTCTTGGGTGTTCTTTTTGTTACAGTTGTTAATGACTTGATTGGAagatttgtttccttttttgggGCTTTTTGGGATGGGTCGAAAATGGGTTTGAAAAGACTCACTGGGTTCGTTTTAATGAAATGGGCGGTGAGAGACGCGGTGACTCAGCTTCTTGGATTATGGTATTTCGGAGAAATTGAGGATCATTACTCGTTTTTCAAGCTTTTTGTTAGGTTAAAGTTGATGCCTTTTTCAGTTATGTCACCGTGGATTAGGGGTTTCGAGAAGGAGATTTCAGGGTTTTTATTTACGTGGTTTTTGGTGGATACTTTAGTTTCATTTGCATTTTCATTAGCTGCTTGGATTGCTATTGTGGATTCGAGGAGAACCGGGAGGGAAATTATTAAAGAAGGTTGTTATTTGATGTCAACAATGTTGAACCAAGCGATACAGATTAAGTGTTACGAAGCTATCGTAGGTGGGTCTCTTGCAAGATGGGTTTTGACTTTTATAGGTGGGGAATTTTTCGCTACCCTTATTCAGGCAGCTTTGGAGGTGTACTTCATGTTAGCTTGGTTGATATTTTACTTTGTGGCTAGGTGTAGGGAAGCTACTGCAGAGGGTAGGAGGTATGGGAGGAGAGAATTGGAGGCTTTGATTGATGGACTTAGATGA
- the LOC18597979 gene encoding indole-3-acetic acid-induced protein ARG7, with product MKGKTLRACLSKWRKMGSRVIPCGSCEYCYQWAKWPSMHQESSIPRDVPKGHLVVYVGENYKRFVIKITLLKHPLFKALLDQAQDEYDFTTDSKLCIPCDESLFLDVVRCASSPEVGKLSHCL from the coding sequence ATGAAGGGGAAGACTCTAAGGGCATGCCTTAGCAAATGGAGGAAGATGGGGAGTAGAGTCATACCTTGTGGCAGTTGCGAGTACTGCTATCAGTGGGCAAAGTGGCCTTCCATGCACCAAGAGAGCTCAATCCCTAGGGATGTGCCCAAGGGTCACTTGGTAGTGTATGTTGGTGAAAACTATAAGAGGTTTGTAATTAAAATCACCTTGCTCAAGCACCCACTTTTCAAGGCATTGCTGGATCAAGCTCAAGATGAATATGATTTTACCACTGACTCCAAACTCTGTATTCCTTGTGATGAAAGCCTGTTCCTTGATGTTGTTCGTTGTGCTAGCTCTCCCGAAGTTGGGAAGCTCTCCCATTGTCTTTAG
- the LOC18597977 gene encoding adenosine kinase 2 → MAYERILLGMGNPLLDISAVVDEDFLKKYDVKLNNAILAEEKHIPMYEEMASNPNVEYIAGGATQNSIKVAQWMLQIPGATSYMGCIGKDKFGEEMKKNSTAAGVNVQYLEDESAPTGTCAVCVVGGERSLIANLSAANCYKSEHLKRPENWALVEKAKYFYIAGFFLTVSPDSIQLVAEHAAANNKVFSMNLSAPFICEFFKDAQEKVLPYMDFVFGNETEARTFSKVHGWETDDVAEIALKISQWPKASGTFKRITVITQGADPVVVAEDGKVKQFPVILLPKEKLVDTNGAGDAFVGGFLSQLVQGKPIDVCVKAGCYASNVIIQRSGCTYPQKPEFN, encoded by the exons GTACGATGTCAAGTTGAACAATGCAATTCTGGCTGAGGAGAAACACATACCCAT GTATGAAGAAATGGCTTCAAACCCCAATGTAGAGTATATTGCTGGAG GAGCTACTCAAAATTCAATCAAAGTTGCACAG TGGATGCTTCAAATTCCTGGTGCAACTAGTTACATGGGTTGCATTGGGAAGGACAAGTTTGGGGAGGAAATGAAGAAGAACTCAACAGCTGCTGGTGTTAAT GTTCAATATCTTGAGGATGAATCTGCACCAACAGGAACTTGTGCTGTTTGTGTTGTGGGTGGTGAAAG GTCACTCATTGCAAATTTATCAGCTGCAAATTGCTACAAGTCTGAGCATTTGAAGAGGCCTGAGAATTGGGCATTGG TTGAGAAGGCCAAGTACTTCTATATTGCTGGATTTTTTCTCACCGTATCTCCTGATTCCATCCAGCTTGTTGCTGAACATGCAGCTGCAAATAACAAG GTGTTCTCAATGAATCTTTCTGCTCCATTTATTTGTGAGTTCTTCAAGGACGCACAGGAGAAAGTTTTACC GTATATGGACTTTGTCTTTGGCAATGAGACAGAGGCAAGAACCTTCTCAAAGGTTCATGGCTGGGAG ACTGATGATGTTGCGGAGATAGCCTTGAAGATTTCTCAGTGGCCAAAAGCATCTGGAACATTCAAGAGGATTACTGTTATTACTCAAGGTGCAGATCCTGTTGTTGTTGCTGAGGATGGGAAAGTGAAGCAATTCCCTGTAATATTGTTACCCAAGGAAAAACTTGTTGATACCAATGGTGCAG GTGATGCATTTGTTGGAGGCTTTCTTTCACAATTGGTTCAAGGGAAGCCCATAGACGTCTGTGTAAAGGCTGGCTGCTATGCATCCAATGTTATCATCCAAAGGTCTGGCTGCACATATCCACAAAAGCCCGAGTTTAACTAA